A part of Bacteroidota bacterium genomic DNA contains:
- a CDS encoding translocation/assembly module TamB, with amino-acid sequence MAVVGKITRILLKTLKYLFVLVILLLVFLIIAVNTDSVQTWLGQRATAYLSSELGTRVEVGAVHLHFIKTAELKDVFVEDNNHDTLVYASTLKVDLSNFDYEKKTLNIDRVLVKNTTVKIVRYKSTDKFNFEHLADYFASTDTTKSGTSPWKIKYGTLIVDNVDFTYRNERHNTEVKDYMNYNNIHVKHVSGEFSEIKIIDETFFANIKGLYAEEHSGVVLKNLTTQAKVGPQSLICKALTLETPNSKVQGSLAFQYKNWRAYQEFIDSVKISGMLVDGTLVHFNDIAYFAKELKGLNKSLKVNGNFEGYVKDFKTQSLYLAFGDHTIFAGDLAIKGLPDINNTFFDFKAQHLSTSKSDLEKIPLFPFTKGENLSLPSEVARLGTVDYSGELKGYYYDFISKGTFRTALGKAYTDLALQIDTAKQKVKYQGLLVSESFHLGKLLNIPNLGALTVNSKIKGSGITLKDLNAELNGKIAAFSYNNYVYQNINIDGTIQKRIFKGNLISKDANADFDFNGSVDFTGKVPDIDFISTINKLNLKRLGFINSKEDGYISSQIIMDLQGDNIDNLSGLINFDNTIYKTEEKEHKVSTFDLHLEQQAVEKNIRLNSNVFNFSVNGPFKLSNLEGAFHTLLYSYYPAFVSKPKGKNVYTDYFKYKITVKKFNTIRDLFINDLSVSPNSVFDGDFDASKNIFNLNMKSDSIRYKGVRFSNNRIESYSKNNKVNLVLKSDKINLTDSISINNYFMYLVSNDKNTKYNLEWNNKTVPNNAGKLFGRMIFENNTANISYEQFFLTVRDSTWNMITSGNTVVDSSGALTINPLVFANGIQKLSINGTLSNAPKDKLVFQLANFDLTQLSPFIGDALKVKGIVDGGFSLQKHSGNLVFSSKLNFNKLDINDNNLGQGELNAEYFNAYKYIYLDGFTTLGFTNFNGDVIKNISFNGYYYTDRKEESLDIGFNANPANLKILNRYLEGILSFKPCLIAGSAKITGTPAKPAINGNFKIILCEMKVDYLNVTYNVIGNVEVMPDQIRFEDLKIGDDVTKKTVFNGTLNGNIFHDNFKNMRIDYDLNFKNMLVLNKPRNETEPFYGKAYASGNVGIYGFINNVEIQITNAKTEKGTIFTIPLDNPSEVSETGFIKFVKKDTIKKADVLMKSGFTLDMQLTATPDAEAQIIFDEKSGDIIKARGKGDLRLKINNLGKFDMFGEYVITTGDYMFTLENFITKKFDIQKGSTINWSGSPYDAEINITANYKQRASIAPLFPYDSTGVYKRRYPVDCKLYMKETLLTPNISFGVDLPTIDENTLSKVKSLLIDEQELNRQVFSLLLLKSFVTPLQYSQGGGISAGSAIAANGTEMLSNRLSGWLNNLTKDVDIGVNYRPGSETSSDELDIALSKQLLNNRLSVDGNLGYNSNSQTSTNSTGLIGDVNIEYKLTEDGRYRVKGFNRSNDNTQITTSGGPFTQGVGAFYREEFESFDDLFKRYLKKIKSVGGKSKSQTPTEESQSNGG; translated from the coding sequence ATGGCCGTAGTGGGCAAAATTACAAGAATATTACTGAAAACACTCAAATATCTGTTTGTTCTGGTTATTCTTTTGCTCGTATTTCTGATTATTGCCGTAAATACAGATAGCGTTCAAACCTGGCTCGGACAAAGAGCCACTGCATATTTGTCTTCTGAATTAGGTACACGTGTTGAAGTAGGAGCGGTTCATCTTCATTTTATTAAAACTGCGGAATTAAAGGATGTGTTTGTTGAAGACAACAATCACGATACGTTGGTTTATGCATCTACTTTAAAAGTTGATTTAAGTAATTTCGATTATGAAAAGAAAACTTTAAATATTGATCGTGTTCTGGTTAAGAACACAACGGTAAAGATTGTTCGTTACAAATCAACCGACAAATTTAATTTCGAGCATTTAGCGGATTATTTTGCTTCCACGGATACTACCAAATCCGGTACTTCACCTTGGAAAATAAAATATGGAACACTAATCGTAGATAATGTGGATTTCACCTATCGTAACGAACGTCATAATACAGAGGTAAAAGACTATATGAATTACAATAATATTCATGTTAAGCATGTGTCGGGCGAATTCAGCGAAATTAAAATTATAGATGAAACTTTTTTCGCAAACATAAAAGGTTTGTATGCTGAAGAGCATTCCGGTGTAGTGTTGAAGAATCTAACGACTCAAGCTAAAGTAGGTCCGCAAAGTTTAATTTGTAAGGCGCTGACCCTCGAAACGCCGAATAGTAAAGTGCAAGGAAGTTTAGCTTTTCAATATAAAAACTGGCGGGCTTACCAAGAGTTTATTGATAGTGTAAAGATTAGCGGAATGTTGGTAGATGGAACATTGGTTCATTTTAATGATATCGCTTATTTTGCTAAAGAGCTGAAAGGATTGAACAAATCATTGAAGGTGAACGGAAATTTTGAAGGCTATGTGAAGGATTTCAAAACGCAAAGTTTGTATCTGGCTTTTGGTGATCATACCATTTTCGCGGGTGATTTAGCTATAAAAGGATTGCCGGATATTAATAATACGTTTTTTGATTTTAAGGCACAACATCTTTCTACATCCAAAAGTGATCTTGAAAAAATTCCATTATTCCCATTTACGAAAGGAGAAAATCTAAGTTTGCCATCTGAGGTTGCCAGACTAGGAACGGTGGATTACAGCGGAGAGTTAAAAGGCTATTATTATGACTTTATTTCCAAAGGAACCTTTCGAACAGCACTTGGTAAAGCATACACCGACTTAGCTTTGCAAATTGATACCGCCAAGCAAAAAGTAAAATATCAAGGCTTATTGGTATCGGAAAGTTTTCATTTGGGAAAATTATTAAATATCCCTAATCTGGGCGCCTTAACGGTAAATTCAAAAATTAAAGGTTCCGGAATAACTTTAAAGGATTTGAATGCGGAGCTGAATGGTAAGATTGCTGCTTTCAGTTATAACAATTACGTTTATCAAAACATAAACATCGACGGTACTATTCAAAAGAGAATATTTAAAGGAAATTTAATAAGTAAGGATGCCAATGCTGATTTTGATTTTAATGGTAGCGTAGATTTTACAGGCAAAGTTCCCGACATCGATTTTATCTCAACAATTAATAAATTAAATCTTAAGCGCCTTGGTTTTATTAATTCGAAAGAGGATGGATATATATCATCACAAATCATTATGGATTTACAAGGCGACAATATTGATAATCTTTCCGGATTAATCAATTTTGATAACACGATATATAAAACAGAGGAAAAGGAACACAAAGTAAGCACCTTCGATTTACATCTGGAGCAGCAAGCTGTTGAGAAAAACATTCGTCTGAATTCAAATGTTTTTAATTTCAGTGTTAACGGACCATTTAAATTATCAAACCTGGAGGGTGCATTCCACACTCTTCTCTATTCGTATTATCCTGCCTTTGTGAGTAAACCAAAGGGTAAAAACGTATACACGGATTATTTTAAATATAAAATTACCGTTAAAAAATTTAATACCATTCGCGATTTATTCATAAATGATTTATCGGTGAGTCCTAATTCTGTTTTTGATGGTGATTTCGATGCTTCAAAAAATATATTTAACCTTAACATGAAATCGGATTCTATCAGATATAAAGGAGTTCGTTTTTCCAATAATCGAATAGAGTCTTATTCAAAAAATAATAAAGTCAATCTGGTATTAAAATCCGACAAAATAAATTTAACGGATAGTATTTCCATTAATAATTACTTTATGTATTTAGTGTCGAACGATAAAAACACGAAATACAATCTCGAATGGAATAATAAAACGGTTCCGAATAATGCAGGTAAGCTTTTTGGTCGTATGATATTTGAAAACAACACTGCTAATATCAGCTACGAACAATTCTTTTTAACTGTAAGAGACAGTACATGGAACATGATTACAAGTGGTAACACGGTTGTTGATTCATCCGGAGCTCTTACGATTAATCCTCTGGTTTTTGCCAATGGCATTCAAAAGTTAAGTATCAATGGTACCTTATCGAACGCACCAAAGGATAAATTGGTTTTCCAATTGGCTAATTTCGATTTAACTCAGTTAAGTCCGTTTATTGGCGACGCCTTAAAAGTAAAAGGTATTGTGGATGGCGGCTTCTCCTTACAAAAGCACTCCGGTAATCTTGTATTCAGCAGTAAACTTAATTTTAATAAACTCGATATTAATGATAATAATTTGGGGCAAGGAGAATTAAATGCCGAGTACTTTAATGCCTATAAATACATTTATCTGGATGGATTTACAACGCTTGGTTTTACCAATTTTAATGGTGATGTTATCAAAAACATAAGCTTTAACGGTTACTATTATACCGATAGAAAAGAAGAAAGTTTGGATATTGGTTTTAACGCAAATCCGGCGAACTTGAAAATATTGAATCGTTACCTTGAAGGTATTTTATCATTTAAACCTTGTTTAATCGCCGGAAGCGCGAAAATTACCGGTACACCGGCAAAGCCTGCTATCAACGGAAATTTCAAAATCATTCTTTGTGAAATGAAAGTAGATTATCTGAATGTGACCTATAATGTTATCGGGAATGTGGAGGTGATGCCGGATCAGATTCGCTTTGAGGATTTAAAGATAGGCGATGATGTAACCAAGAAAACCGTTTTTAACGGAACCTTAAACGGAAATATTTTCCACGACAATTTTAAGAACATGCGAATCGACTACGATTTGAATTTCAAAAACATGTTGGTGCTAAATAAACCGCGAAACGAAACGGAACCGTTCTATGGCAAGGCTTATGCGAGTGGTAACGTTGGTATTTATGGTTTTATTAATAATGTGGAAATTCAAATCACGAACGCGAAAACCGAAAAGGGAACCATATTTACTATACCACTTGATAATCCATCTGAAGTTTCAGAAACAGGATTTATTAAATTCGTAAAGAAAGATACCATTAAAAAAGCGGATGTGTTAATGAAATCCGGCTTTACTTTAGACATGCAATTAACGGCAACACCTGACGCGGAAGCACAAATTATTTTTGATGAGAAAAGCGGTGATATCATTAAGGCGAGAGGAAAAGGTGATTTACGATTAAAAATTAATAATCTTGGAAAGTTTGATATGTTTGGAGAATATGTCATTACCACCGGAGATTACATGTTTACATTGGAAAATTTTATCACCAAGAAATTCGATATTCAAAAGGGAAGTACAATAAATTGGAGTGGTAGTCCGTACGACGCGGAAATTAATATAACCGCCAATTACAAACAAAGAGCATCCATTGCTCCATTGTTTCCATATGACTCAACAGGCGTATACAAACGTCGCTATCCGGTTGATTGTAAGTTGTACATGAAAGAAACGCTTCTTACACCAAATATTTCGTTCGGCGTTGATTTACCTACCATTGATGAAAATACATTATCGAAAGTAAAAAGCTTATTGATTGATGAACAAGAATTAAATCGTCAGGTATTTTCTTTACTCTTATTAAAAAGTTTTGTTACACCGCTTCAATACTCACAAGGTGGAGGTATTTCCGCGGGTTCTGCCATTGCAGCTAACGGAACGGAGATGTTGTCGAATCGT
- the tsaD gene encoding tRNA (adenosine(37)-N6)-threonylcarbamoyltransferase complex transferase subunit TsaD translates to MKNDEVYILAIESSCDDTSCAVLKNDAVLANVTANQKIHEQYGGVIPELASRDHQKNIVPVVDAAIQKAGVKISQISAIAFTKGPGLMGSLLVGASFAKSMAMALQIPLIEVNHMQAHILAHFIRENRSELGVGSPENVTKTTNYELRTPNFPFLCLTVSGGHTQIVKIHSHLDFELLGETIDDAVGEAFDKAAKIIGLPYPGGPMVDKLAQSGNPNKFTFSTPHVNDLNYSFSGIKTSFLYFIQNNVKTNPDFIKENINDICASYQNHLIKVLLHNIEIAAKRHHINDIAISGGVSANSELRKQLMALGEKNKWTVFIPPFEYCTDNAAMIGITAYYKYLKQDFCGLDEVPQARFGL, encoded by the coding sequence ATGAAAAATGACGAAGTATACATATTAGCAATAGAATCGAGCTGCGATGATACTTCGTGCGCTGTCTTAAAAAACGATGCGGTATTAGCAAATGTTACAGCCAATCAGAAAATTCATGAGCAATATGGCGGTGTAATTCCCGAATTAGCAAGCCGCGACCATCAAAAAAACATTGTTCCTGTGGTGGATGCAGCCATTCAAAAAGCCGGTGTTAAAATATCACAAATATCTGCGATTGCCTTTACGAAAGGTCCCGGTTTAATGGGCAGTTTATTGGTTGGGGCGAGCTTTGCCAAATCAATGGCAATGGCTTTACAAATTCCGCTGATTGAAGTGAATCACATGCAGGCACATATTTTAGCGCATTTTATTAGAGAAAATAGGTCGGAGTTGGGAGTTGGGAGTCCGGAGAATGTTACCAAAACTACAAACTACGAACTACGAACTCCCAACTTCCCCTTCCTGTGTCTAACGGTGAGCGGGGGTCATACACAAATCGTGAAAATTCATTCGCATTTGGATTTTGAATTGTTAGGCGAAACCATTGATGATGCGGTTGGCGAAGCTTTTGATAAAGCGGCAAAAATAATCGGACTACCATATCCCGGCGGACCAATGGTAGATAAGCTGGCACAAAGTGGAAATCCAAATAAATTCACGTTTTCTACACCACATGTCAATGATTTGAATTACAGTTTCAGTGGTATTAAAACTTCGTTTTTATACTTTATTCAGAATAATGTAAAAACGAATCCTGATTTTATAAAGGAAAACATCAATGACATTTGCGCCTCGTATCAAAATCATTTAATAAAAGTGCTCTTACATAATATCGAAATAGCGGCGAAACGTCATCATATAAACGACATTGCGATTTCAGGCGGTGTTTCTGCCAATAGTGAATTAAGAAAACAATTAATGGCGCTTGGAGAAAAAAACAAGTGGACTGTATTCATTCCACCATTCGAGTATTGTACCGATAATGCCGCCATGATTGGAATTACTGCTTACTATAAATATTTGAAACAAGATTTTTGCGGATTAGATGAAGTACCGCAGGCAAGGTTTGGGTTATAA
- the lpdA gene encoding dihydrolipoyl dehydrogenase, whose protein sequence is MNYDVIVIGSGPGGYVTAIRASQLGFKTAIIEKENLGGICLNWGCIPTKALLKSAQVFEYLNHAKDYGISADNIKADFGAVIKRSRDVADGMSKGIQFLMKKNKIDVIMGTAKVKPGKKVEVKGADGKVTVYDGKHIIIATGARSRQLPNLPQDGKKIIGYREAMSLPKQPKSLVVVGSGAIGVEFAYFYATMGTKVTIVEFMPNIVPVEDEEVSKQLEKSFKKVGIEIMTEASVESVDTKGTDCKVHVKTKTGNVVLDSEIVLSAVGIAANIEGIGLEETGIKTDKGKILTDKYYATNVPGYYAIGDCVGGQALAHVASAEGITCVEKIKGMHVDPIDYNNIPGCTYCQPEIASVGFTEKKAKEAGYTVKVGKFPFSASGKAKAAGASDGFIKLIFDAKYGELLGAHMIGANVTEMVAECVAVRKLETTGHELIKTVHPHPTMSEAIMEAAAAAYGEVIHL, encoded by the coding sequence ATGAACTACGATGTTATTGTTATAGGAAGCGGTCCGGGCGGTTATGTTACTGCCATTCGCGCTTCACAATTAGGTTTTAAAACCGCCATTATTGAAAAAGAAAATTTAGGTGGTATTTGTTTAAACTGGGGATGTATTCCAACGAAAGCATTATTAAAAAGTGCTCAGGTATTTGAATATTTAAATCACGCAAAAGATTACGGAATTAGTGCAGATAATATCAAAGCTGATTTTGGTGCCGTTATTAAACGTAGCCGCGATGTGGCCGACGGAATGAGTAAAGGCATTCAGTTTTTGATGAAGAAAAATAAAATTGATGTCATCATGGGCACGGCTAAAGTAAAGCCGGGCAAAAAAGTGGAAGTTAAAGGTGCCGATGGAAAAGTAACTGTATACGATGGTAAACACATTATCATTGCAACAGGAGCACGTTCCCGTCAGTTACCTAATTTACCACAAGACGGTAAGAAAATTATTGGTTACCGCGAAGCGATGAGCTTACCAAAACAACCTAAGAGTTTAGTGGTTGTAGGTTCAGGTGCTATTGGTGTTGAGTTTGCTTACTTCTATGCAACAATGGGAACCAAAGTAACCATCGTTGAATTCATGCCGAACATTGTTCCGGTTGAAGATGAAGAAGTATCAAAGCAATTAGAGAAATCTTTCAAAAAAGTTGGTATCGAAATCATGACAGAAGCTTCTGTTGAAAGTGTGGATACCAAAGGAACAGATTGCAAAGTGCATGTTAAAACAAAAACCGGAAATGTTGTTCTTGATTCTGAAATCGTTTTATCTGCGGTAGGAATTGCTGCAAACATTGAAGGAATTGGTTTAGAAGAAACAGGTATTAAAACAGACAAAGGAAAAATCTTAACCGATAAATATTACGCTACGAATGTACCGGGTTATTATGCCATTGGTGATTGCGTAGGCGGACAAGCCTTAGCACACGTTGCTAGTGCAGAAGGAATTACCTGCGTTGAGAAAATCAAAGGCATGCACGTTGACCCTATTGATTACAATAACATTCCGGGTTGTACATATTGCCAACCTGAAATTGCTTCTGTTGGATTTACTGAGAAGAAAGCAAAAGAAGCCGGTTATACAGTTAAAGTTGGTAAGTTTCCATTCTCTGCATCAGGTAAAGCAAAAGCTGCCGGCGCATCCGATGGATTTATTAAATTAATCTTTGACGCTAAATACGGTGAGTTATTAGGCGCGCACATGATTGGTGCTAACGTTACAGAAATGGTAGCAGAATGTGTGGCTGTTCGTAAATTAGAAACAACAGGTCACGAATTAATTAAAACTGTTCACCCTCACCCTACCATGAGCGAAGCAATCATGGA